A single region of the Melioribacteraceae bacterium 4301-Me genome encodes:
- a CDS encoding 3-deoxy-D-manno-octulosonic acid transferase produces the protein MNTFWYFLYNILIVPLLKLYFILASPFNEKIRAGIRDRKKLFENLIIDLTGLDRRKKMVWFHSASMGEFEQAKPIIEKIKKDKNVNILITFFSPSGYRNSLNYPYADVISYIPLDTTFLSGRFLNFTRPDIAVFMRYDFWPNMLWQLDYRKIPYFIVDATMRKSSKRMLPLSKNFHRSLLKNVAAVLTVSDEDKKNFEELGIKNEKIKSVGDTRFDRVYQKSLQAKEKKLFKDGFFNEKKVFVIGSSWENDEEVIIPVVIKLIKYDPNLIIIIVPHEPTIPRIEKIENLFLNNSPTIRFSYLNNYNNERVIIIDSIGILLTLYCYADVAYVGGSFKQGIHNVLEPAVYGIPVVFGPKIDNSREAGQLVEKGGGFIVNNKRQAYRVLRKLFSDDGFRQKAGKICSDFVKQNIGATEKIINEINSYI, from the coding sequence ATGAACACTTTTTGGTATTTCCTTTACAACATTTTAATTGTGCCGCTTCTGAAACTTTATTTTATATTAGCAAGTCCATTTAACGAAAAAATAAGAGCTGGCATAAGGGATAGAAAAAAGCTTTTTGAAAACCTTATTATTGACCTCACCGGTCTTGATAGAAGAAAAAAAATGGTTTGGTTCCACTCTGCCTCTATGGGCGAATTTGAACAGGCTAAACCAATCATAGAAAAAATAAAAAAAGACAAAAATGTAAATATCCTTATCACCTTTTTCTCACCTTCTGGTTATAGGAATTCCCTTAATTACCCTTATGCAGATGTAATTTCTTACATCCCTTTAGATACAACATTTCTTTCTGGCAGATTCTTAAACTTTACTCGTCCCGATATTGCAGTATTTATGCGTTATGATTTTTGGCCTAATATGCTGTGGCAGCTGGATTATAGAAAGATACCATATTTTATTGTAGATGCTACAATGAGAAAAAGCTCTAAAAGAATGTTACCTCTTTCCAAAAATTTTCATCGATCTTTATTAAAAAATGTTGCCGCAGTTTTAACGGTTTCTGATGAAGACAAGAAAAATTTTGAGGAACTTGGAATAAAAAATGAAAAAATAAAATCGGTAGGCGATACCCGATTCGACAGAGTATATCAGAAAAGCTTACAAGCCAAAGAAAAAAAACTGTTTAAAGACGGTTTCTTTAATGAAAAAAAGGTGTTTGTCATTGGTAGTTCATGGGAAAACGATGAGGAAGTAATTATCCCTGTAGTTATAAAACTAATTAAATATGACCCTAACCTCATTATTATCATTGTTCCACATGAGCCAACAATCCCCCGCATAGAAAAAATAGAAAATCTCTTTTTAAATAACTCACCCACAATTAGATTTTCTTATTTAAACAACTATAACAACGAACGTGTCATTATAATTGACTCAATAGGAATTTTGCTAACGTTGTACTGCTACGCTGATGTAGCTTATGTTGGAGGGAGCTTTAAACAAGGCATTCATAACGTATTAGAACCCGCAGTTTACGGCATTCCCGTAGTATTCGGTCCCAAAATAGATAACAGCAGAGAGGCAGGTCAACTAGTTGAAAAAGGAGGCGGATTTATAGTTAACAATAAAAGGCAAGCATATCGTGTACTGCGTAAGTTGTTTAGTGATGATGGATTTAGACAAAAAGCTGGAAAAATCTGCAGCGACTTTGTTAAGCAGAATATTGGTGCTACAGAAAAAATTATTAACGAAATTAATTCATATATTTAA
- a CDS encoding glycosyltransferase family 9 protein, whose protein sequence is MSKFVKKFFNDLDNDKLNKILIIRLSSLGDVLLTTPIIRALKKKYNEAEIDYIVKQNYSDALRYNPYLKNVIYYSETKQFRNQLRESKYDLVIDLQNNFRSRRIVSSLNSASIRFKKPTLKKFLLVNFKINLYNNVKQIPILYAESIRNLELDDKGLDLFLPGGIKSEIPDGKQFIGFCPGAKHFTKRWPEEYFIELGNNITEAGYSIIIFGGKDDKEICNNIHQSVHNSICICGEDNIFEIAINMRKCKLIICNDSGLMHTATAMNIPVIAIFGSSAKEFGFTPYSSPNVHNLVLENNSLFCRPCSHYGKNHCPKKHFKCMKDISPFFVKEQILSLIKTI, encoded by the coding sequence ATGAGTAAATTTGTTAAAAAATTTTTCAATGATTTGGATAACGATAAACTAAATAAAATCTTAATAATAAGACTAAGCTCGTTGGGTGACGTTTTATTAACCACCCCAATCATTAGAGCACTTAAAAAAAAGTACAATGAAGCAGAAATTGACTATATAGTAAAACAAAACTATTCAGATGCACTACGATATAATCCTTACTTAAAAAATGTAATTTACTATTCTGAAACTAAACAGTTCAGGAACCAGCTGCGAGAAAGCAAATATGATTTAGTTATAGACTTACAAAACAATTTTCGTAGCCGCAGAATAGTTTCATCATTAAATTCAGCATCGATTCGTTTTAAAAAGCCGACATTAAAGAAGTTTTTATTGGTCAATTTTAAAATCAACTTATATAATAATGTTAAACAGATTCCAATACTATATGCTGAATCGATAAGGAACTTAGAATTGGACGATAAAGGTTTAGATTTATTTTTGCCAGGGGGCATAAAATCTGAAATTCCAGATGGCAAGCAATTTATAGGCTTTTGTCCAGGTGCAAAACATTTTACCAAAAGATGGCCCGAAGAATATTTTATTGAACTTGGCAATAACATTACGGAGGCAGGATATTCAATTATAATTTTTGGTGGAAAAGACGACAAAGAAATTTGCAATAACATTCATCAATCGGTTCATAATTCAATTTGTATTTGCGGCGAGGACAACATTTTTGAAATAGCTATAAACATGAGAAAATGTAAATTAATAATATGCAATGATTCGGGTCTAATGCATACAGCGACAGCAATGAATATACCCGTAATTGCAATATTCGGCTCGTCAGCAAAAGAATTTGGTTTTACACCATACAGTTCTCCTAATGTTCACAATTTAGTTTTAGAAAATAATTCTCTATTTTGCAGGCCATGCAGTCACTATGGAAAGAATCATTGCCCCAAAAAACATTTTAAGTGTATGAAAGATATTTCACCTTTTTTTGTTAAAGAACAAATATTAAGCTTAATTAAAACAATATGA
- a CDS encoding ATP-binding protein has product MEIKKIKIVSDYDLIGEVNQQVKNFLQFNDVENFICSQIEISLTEALNNVIKHAYNNDNSKPIEISVSKDAKEIIIKIVDEGVPRENLEIPKLEFDPNDIPNLPESGMGLYIISQLMDEIDYQTLHGKNIFTLKKKLY; this is encoded by the coding sequence GTGGAAATAAAAAAAATTAAAATAGTAAGTGATTATGATTTAATTGGAGAAGTAAATCAACAGGTAAAAAATTTTCTTCAATTTAATGATGTAGAGAATTTTATTTGTAGCCAAATAGAAATTTCGTTAACAGAAGCACTTAATAATGTAATTAAACATGCATACAATAACGATAACTCTAAACCAATTGAAATTAGTGTAAGTAAAGATGCAAAAGAAATTATAATTAAAATTGTTGATGAGGGAGTGCCAAGAGAAAATTTGGAAATTCCTAAATTGGAGTTTGACCCAAATGATATACCTAACCTTCCTGAAAGCGGAATGGGTTTGTACATAATTAGTCAATTAATGGATGAAATAGACTACCAAACTTTACACGGGAAAAATATTTTTACATTGAAAAAGAAACTCTATTAA
- a CDS encoding tetratricopeptide repeat protein: MKKYLFVFFLVSTYLLAQDTTVSEAFKHSKKEDYSPVRTKYVSYTLLTSYILVQEANKSDPFAQHELGLRYLLGKGFPADTVKAIYWIRKAVDQNLPFANYNYAILLYNGIGVPWNPFDAFYHFKKAADAGLPDAQFAMGIFYTDNLVVNRDYKKAYYYFKSSADAGYEQAKKAINELKRIGFVPTDSMGNDTKVAKNIDLTAPLIDVGWDLDFYNFQKDSATVNDSSIEILSTKDKNDLLKYLGINDSLNVINLSDTTITGIIDYTAKSGSPEALLLKARAIEKGRIYNKDLVMAAAYYLRSLRLGANKAAQYLIKMIQNKLFYNLLKSQVKQNNPDAMYVWAGLTALGLDYQLTNQQALEFLVKASKMNHIPSLLELGLCYYSGQLVKQDKKQAFYYWEMAADLGSIEASVRIAFANILQRTETNTEYRHEENSDLMKDLYTLQKAANQGSVLAQSALAYCYEKGIGFKENKAYAVKLYRLSAQRGSEAAYNSLKRMYDEIRPNDEIFKIYN, from the coding sequence TTGAAAAAATATTTGTTTGTATTCTTTTTAGTTTCCACTTACTTGCTTGCACAAGATACAACAGTAAGTGAAGCATTTAAGCACAGCAAAAAAGAGGATTACTCGCCTGTAAGGACAAAGTACGTTTCTTACACCTTGTTAACGAGTTATATTCTAGTGCAAGAAGCTAATAAATCTGATCCATTTGCTCAGCATGAGCTGGGGTTAAGGTACTTACTGGGAAAAGGTTTTCCTGCAGACACCGTCAAGGCAATATACTGGATTCGAAAAGCAGTTGACCAAAACTTACCTTTTGCAAATTATAATTACGCAATTCTTCTTTACAATGGTATCGGTGTTCCTTGGAATCCTTTTGATGCTTTTTATCATTTTAAAAAAGCAGCGGATGCCGGCTTGCCAGATGCACAATTTGCTATGGGTATATTTTATACTGATAATCTTGTTGTTAATAGAGATTACAAAAAAGCCTATTATTATTTTAAAAGTTCAGCAGACGCTGGCTATGAACAAGCAAAGAAAGCAATAAATGAATTGAAAAGAATCGGTTTTGTTCCCACCGACAGTATGGGCAATGATACAAAGGTTGCTAAGAACATCGATTTGACTGCACCGCTAATAGATGTGGGATGGGATTTGGATTTTTATAATTTTCAAAAAGATTCTGCAACAGTTAACGACTCTTCAATTGAAATATTATCTACAAAGGATAAAAATGATTTACTTAAATATCTTGGCATCAACGATAGTCTTAATGTGATTAATTTGTCGGATACAACAATAACTGGGATAATAGATTACACTGCAAAATCAGGCAGTCCAGAAGCGCTTCTTCTTAAAGCGCGTGCAATAGAAAAGGGCAGAATATACAATAAAGATTTAGTGATGGCAGCTGCATATTATTTACGCTCACTAAGGCTGGGTGCTAATAAAGCTGCTCAGTACTTAATTAAAATGATACAGAATAAATTATTTTATAATTTGCTCAAATCACAAGTAAAACAAAATAACCCTGATGCAATGTACGTCTGGGCAGGACTAACAGCATTAGGATTGGATTATCAATTGACTAATCAACAGGCTTTGGAGTTTTTAGTTAAAGCTAGTAAAATGAATCATATTCCCTCTCTATTAGAATTAGGATTATGCTATTATTCTGGACAGTTAGTTAAACAAGATAAAAAGCAAGCATTTTATTATTGGGAGATGGCTGCAGATTTAGGCAGCATAGAAGCTTCTGTTCGTATTGCATTTGCAAATATTCTTCAAAGGACTGAAACAAACACTGAGTATCGTCATGAGGAAAACTCAGATTTGATGAAGGATTTATATACTTTGCAAAAAGCAGCAAATCAAGGCTCAGTACTTGCGCAGTCTGCTCTAGCATATTGCTACGAAAAGGGAATTGGTTTTAAGGAAAACAAGGCTTACGCTGTAAAGTTGTACCGTTTATCTGCTCAGCGCGGCAGTGAGGCTGCTTATAATTCTTTGAAAAGAATGTATGATGAGATTAGACCGAATGATGAGATTTTTAAAATATATAACTAA
- a CDS encoding PP2C family protein-serine/threonine phosphatase, giving the protein MSNPIKKLFDLYTSDLSYYEIERLIKQEAAEVYEFFKKDIPKPEGNESKAKKSIIFIRSLFNAFIMKLSPARRIFYLIALLIFLIGFSQNGHPYVLLAFIILNALLAFELADKLTVKNELEIARKIQLELIPKHPIKINKYEIASIYKPAKEVGGDYFDVVDCSENRSFIVLGDISGKGMAAALYMVKVQAILHLLLSNFKGLKELLISIKKYFSKNLRKEYFLTLIAACINKDGSIDIVRAGHPLPLYYKNKAKKLEEINVFGIGIGLNDKGIFERTLSETTIQPEKDDIVIFYTDGITETMNYRKEIFGEKNLQKIIVDNSQNSANEIKNIIINSVDSFRKGTNQSDDLTLVVLKAVE; this is encoded by the coding sequence TTGAGCAACCCAATAAAAAAACTTTTTGATTTGTACACTAGTGATTTAAGCTATTATGAAATTGAGAGGTTAATCAAACAAGAAGCAGCCGAAGTTTATGAATTCTTCAAGAAAGATATACCTAAACCTGAAGGTAATGAAAGCAAAGCAAAAAAGTCTATCATTTTCATTAGAAGTTTGTTTAATGCATTTATAATGAAACTTTCACCAGCACGCAGAATTTTTTATTTGATTGCTCTGCTAATTTTTCTTATTGGCTTTTCACAGAATGGTCATCCTTATGTATTATTAGCCTTTATAATTTTAAATGCACTTCTAGCATTTGAACTGGCAGATAAACTTACAGTAAAGAATGAATTGGAAATTGCAAGAAAAATCCAGCTTGAGTTAATTCCTAAACATCCCATAAAAATAAATAAATACGAAATTGCTTCTATATATAAACCAGCTAAAGAAGTAGGCGGCGACTATTTTGATGTGGTTGATTGTTCAGAAAACAGGAGTTTTATTGTATTAGGCGATATCTCTGGTAAAGGAATGGCAGCTGCACTTTATATGGTTAAAGTACAAGCTATATTACATTTACTTTTGAGCAATTTTAAAGGATTAAAAGAATTACTAATTAGTATTAAGAAATATTTTTCGAAAAACTTAAGAAAAGAATACTTCTTAACACTTATAGCAGCATGTATAAATAAAGATGGCTCAATTGATATTGTACGAGCGGGACACCCACTGCCATTATATTATAAGAACAAAGCCAAAAAACTCGAAGAAATTAATGTATTTGGAATTGGAATTGGCCTAAACGATAAAGGTATTTTTGAAAGAACATTGAGTGAAACTACAATTCAACCAGAGAAAGACGATATAGTAATTTTTTATACTGATGGTATAACTGAAACAATGAATTATAGAAAAGAAATATTTGGTGAAAAAAATCTACAAAAAATTATAGTTGATAATTCCCAAAATTCAGCAAATGAGATAAAAAACATCATAATAAATTCAGTCGACTCTTTCAGAAAAGGAACAAATCAAAGTGATGATTTAACTTTAGTTGTACTTAAAGCCGTTGAATAA
- a CDS encoding cytochrome c biogenesis protein yields the protein MKQKILLFILMTYVIIAGISFPIVPHPINWYEFPTIPGLEQKAKIIFFHVPTAWLSVIAFLMTMIYGIKYLRYKNLDDDAKSVSALQLGMMFTILATVTGSIWAKFNWGTFWNWDPRETSIFILLLIYGSLIALRSAVENEDKRARLSAVYSIIAFLTVPFFIFIMPRIMVGLHPGSANDDNAGPVVNFKMNFNMQIVFYISLIAFTMLYYWMWKVRYKTIIIKDKLLKNNLR from the coding sequence ATGAAACAAAAAATTTTGCTATTTATTTTAATGACATACGTAATTATTGCCGGGATTTCTTTTCCAATAGTACCCCATCCTATTAACTGGTATGAATTTCCAACGATTCCAGGTCTTGAGCAAAAAGCTAAAATAATTTTTTTCCACGTGCCTACTGCCTGGCTTTCTGTTATTGCTTTCTTAATGACTATGATATACGGAATAAAATACTTGCGGTACAAAAACTTAGATGACGATGCAAAGTCTGTTTCTGCTTTACAATTAGGTATGATGTTTACAATTCTTGCAACAGTTACAGGTTCTATTTGGGCTAAATTTAATTGGGGAACTTTTTGGAATTGGGACCCGCGAGAAACCTCAATTTTTATTCTATTGCTTATTTATGGTTCATTAATTGCACTTCGTTCAGCAGTTGAAAATGAAGATAAAAGAGCACGACTTTCTGCTGTTTACTCCATAATAGCTTTTTTAACTGTTCCGTTTTTTATTTTTATTATGCCTAGAATAATGGTCGGCCTTCATCCTGGTTCGGCCAATGATGATAATGCAGGCCCTGTTGTTAATTTTAAAATGAATTTTAACATGCAAATTGTGTTTTATATTTCTTTGATTGCTTTTACTATGTTATACTATTGGATGTGGAAAGTGAGGTATAAAACAATAATTATTAAAGATAAGCTTCTAAAAAATAATTTGAGGTAG
- a CDS encoding CcmD family protein — MNNGFLTFLENNAIYIVLFIVLVVWFGIFLFMLNTDKRLKEIEKELKEK; from the coding sequence TTGAATAATGGTTTTTTAACTTTTTTAGAAAATAACGCAATTTATATCGTTCTTTTTATTGTGCTTGTTGTATGGTTCGGTATTTTTCTTTTTATGCTGAATACTGATAAACGATTGAAAGAAATTGAAAAAGAACTAAAGGAGAAATAA
- a CDS encoding cytochrome c maturation protein CcmE: MKNKYLFGGAIIVIFLAIMIYLFTQTNIQYETNFDKVMASSKTVKATGSWVKEKSYQIDKANNLFTFYMKDQNGRIMKIVYHGTIPNNFESSTSVVVTGKYANGYFNATDILTKCPSKYQEQTAQNVGS, translated from the coding sequence ATGAAAAATAAATATTTATTTGGTGGAGCAATTATTGTTATCTTTCTTGCCATAATGATTTATTTGTTTACACAAACTAATATACAATACGAAACAAATTTTGATAAAGTTATGGCTTCATCAAAAACTGTTAAAGCTACTGGAAGCTGGGTAAAAGAAAAAAGCTATCAAATTGATAAAGCTAATAATCTTTTTACTTTTTATATGAAGGACCAAAATGGTAGGATAATGAAAATAGTTTATCATGGCACAATCCCAAATAATTTTGAATCTTCTACAAGTGTTGTTGTTACAGGTAAATATGCCAACGGCTATTTTAATGCTACAGATATTTTAACTAAATGTCCTTCTAAATATCAAGAGCAGACAGCTCAAAATGTCGGCTCTTAA
- a CDS encoding cytochrome c-type biogenesis CcmF C-terminal domain-containing protein has protein sequence MIGNILLTTALISAVFTIIMYYLTYKGYENTLGLARIGYHATAVMVIAAAVILLHAILTHQYQYKYVFDYSGSGLPTGLLISTFYAGQEGSFMLWTLWSVIIGLILLDYTAKRGDLEPRVMMVFTLAIAALLIMVSPLLKSPFHYIWSQTDFLDIKYLNPSYLTLPSLQNYLFSDPNSNRHFFQISKDSYAALLSSGITINDFIIQGKGLNPLLQNFWMQIHPPMLFIGFSMSAVPFSFALAALMKNDYKEWVKQSLPWVLAGSMVLGLAIMLGGYWAYGVLGWGGYWGWDPVENSSLVPWLVSVASIHTMLVQKKAQDSNGGSRFVKTNLILSIMIFVLVLYSTFLTRSGILGDASVHSFVDPGMTVYLFLILLLAFFAILGFGFIIYRWKYLTEHFSYEENILSRELALFTGSVALIASAIIILVGTSSPIFGQTVQLSFYSDLNLPLAIIIAIINGLSLLLKWKTTDGKDLLNKSKFSLASAFVLTILIIVFGGVHELMMILLTFSSAFALFVNLEIIVKVFKGRKNHLGAYVAHTGLALFLLGVIATAGYSKEQQVELVKGQKTKALGYELTFNGYKPIENGTKYAFDIEVSKGNSSKIVSPVMYISDFNNSLMREPDILEGLAKDFYVEPLSYSDGSENSSSNGKKITLKKGESYNYSEMVLTFQSFKLPKDAMAAMASGSKFTITAEINVKDNDKEFLLEPGIEMENGQRKSVPAMSKEINLRIELTNINANSGQAELVISKLDGDNNQPASPKEVLTINASIKPFISLVWAGVLIMAFGFIVSASRRAKESTL, from the coding sequence ATGATTGGCAATATATTACTTACAACAGCACTAATCTCCGCTGTTTTTACAATTATAATGTATTACCTAACTTACAAAGGTTATGAAAATACACTTGGATTGGCAAGAATTGGCTATCATGCAACTGCAGTTATGGTGATTGCCGCTGCTGTTATTTTGCTTCACGCTATTCTTACTCATCAATACCAATACAAATATGTGTTTGATTATAGTGGGTCGGGGTTGCCTACTGGACTTCTAATATCTACTTTTTATGCTGGACAGGAAGGAAGTTTTATGCTTTGGACCCTGTGGTCTGTGATTATAGGTTTAATCTTGCTTGATTACACAGCTAAAAGAGGTGACCTTGAACCAAGAGTTATGATGGTCTTTACTTTGGCTATTGCAGCTTTGTTAATAATGGTAAGTCCATTACTAAAATCGCCGTTCCACTATATTTGGTCCCAAACGGATTTCTTGGACATAAAATACTTGAACCCTTCTTACCTTACCCTGCCATCTTTGCAAAACTACCTTTTCTCGGACCCTAACTCTAATAGACATTTTTTCCAAATAAGTAAAGACTCATACGCTGCCTTACTCTCGAGTGGTATTACAATAAATGATTTTATAATTCAAGGCAAAGGATTAAATCCATTACTTCAGAATTTTTGGATGCAGATACATCCACCCATGTTATTTATTGGCTTTTCAATGTCAGCTGTTCCTTTCTCTTTTGCTCTGGCAGCATTAATGAAAAACGATTATAAAGAATGGGTAAAACAATCTTTACCTTGGGTTCTGGCAGGAAGTATGGTTTTGGGCCTGGCAATTATGTTAGGCGGTTACTGGGCTTATGGAGTTTTAGGCTGGGGAGGATATTGGGGATGGGACCCAGTTGAAAATTCTAGCCTTGTGCCATGGCTTGTTTCCGTAGCTTCAATTCATACTATGCTTGTGCAGAAAAAAGCACAAGATAGTAATGGTGGCAGCAGATTCGTTAAAACAAACCTTATACTGTCAATTATGATTTTTGTACTGGTACTTTATAGCACCTTTTTAACTAGAAGTGGAATTTTAGGCGATGCCTCTGTGCATTCATTTGTTGACCCTGGTATGACTGTATATCTTTTCTTGATTTTGTTACTCGCATTTTTTGCTATACTTGGTTTCGGTTTTATTATATATAGATGGAAATATTTGACAGAACATTTTAGTTACGAAGAAAATATTCTCTCACGTGAACTTGCACTTTTTACAGGCTCAGTTGCTTTAATTGCTTCGGCTATTATTATTCTTGTAGGTACTTCTTCTCCAATTTTTGGACAAACAGTTCAGCTTAGTTTTTACAGCGATTTAAATCTTCCTTTGGCAATTATAATTGCGATAATAAACGGATTGAGTTTATTACTAAAATGGAAGACCACTGATGGTAAAGATTTGCTAAATAAATCAAAATTTTCACTCGCTTCTGCCTTTGTTCTTACAATATTAATTATTGTTTTTGGCGGTGTTCATGAGTTGATGATGATTTTATTAACGTTTTCTTCTGCTTTTGCTTTATTTGTTAATCTTGAGATTATTGTTAAAGTTTTTAAGGGCAGAAAGAACCATTTGGGTGCTTACGTGGCTCATACTGGACTTGCTTTATTTTTACTAGGAGTTATTGCTACTGCCGGTTATTCCAAAGAACAGCAGGTAGAATTAGTAAAAGGACAAAAGACAAAAGCTTTGGGATACGAACTAACTTTTAATGGCTATAAACCAATTGAAAATGGAACTAAATATGCATTTGATATTGAAGTCTCTAAAGGAAATAGTTCTAAAATTGTTTCTCCTGTAATGTATATATCCGATTTTAATAATAGTCTGATGAGAGAGCCCGATATTTTGGAAGGTCTTGCAAAAGATTTTTATGTTGAACCATTAAGTTATTCTGACGGTTCGGAAAATAGTTCTTCAAATGGTAAGAAAATTACGCTCAAAAAAGGAGAATCATATAACTATAGTGAAATGGTACTTACATTTCAATCATTTAAGCTTCCTAAAGATGCTATGGCTGCTATGGCAAGCGGTTCTAAATTTACTATCACTGCTGAAATTAATGTGAAAGATAATGATAAAGAGTTTCTGCTGGAACCAGGAATAGAAATGGAAAATGGTCAGAGAAAGTCAGTTCCAGCTATGTCTAAGGAAATTAATTTGAGAATTGAGCTTACTAATATAAACGCTAATTCGGGACAAGCTGAATTGGTTATATCTAAACTAGATGGCGACAATAATCAACCGGCTTCTCCAAAAGAGGTTTTAACTATAAATGCCAGTATAAAGCCATTTATTAGCTTGGTGTGGGCAGGTGTATTGATAATGGCCTTTGGATTTATTGTTTCTGCTTCAAGAAGAGCTAAGGAGTCAACTTTATAA
- a CDS encoding response regulator produces MITTLIIEDDKKFRVLFKRLLERKFNCEIVEVESVKQAIELISNTKPNIIFLDLNLPEMNGNVLIEKCKELDCNIPVVVISNNDERETVEKIIRMGVADYILKTKFVTQMEDRIEQIFKKTGIIKRRLGYTIEF; encoded by the coding sequence ATGATAACAACATTAATTATTGAGGACGATAAAAAGTTCAGAGTCTTATTTAAAAGATTGTTAGAAAGAAAATTCAATTGCGAGATAGTTGAAGTCGAAAGCGTAAAACAAGCTATTGAATTAATCTCAAACACTAAGCCTAACATTATTTTTTTGGACCTAAATTTACCTGAAATGAATGGCAATGTTCTGATCGAAAAATGTAAAGAATTAGATTGCAATATTCCTGTCGTTGTTATTTCTAATAATGATGAAAGAGAAACTGTTGAGAAAATTATTCGAATGGGAGTTGCTGATTATATTTTAAAAACAAAATTTGTAACGCAAATGGAGGATAGAATAGAGCAAATTTTTAAAAAAACAGGAATAATTAAAAGAAGGTTGGGATATACAATAGAATTCTAA
- a CDS encoding radical SAM protein: protein MNYVPPYIKLFESGEFKRRVEYADSILNSCRCCPRTCLTNRKENELGKCLSGYLPIVSSYTPHFGEEPVLSGTRGAGNIFFGNCNLRCMFCQNYEISQNWKEERKNEVSFERLADIMIELQNRNCHNIGLVSPTHFSAQILKSIYLAVQKGLRLPIIYNTNGYDSVEILKLYDGIIDIYLPDFKYGNNEYAKTYSKVDNYFEYTAAAIKEMYNQVGDELVYEDGIVVRGLIIRHLVLPNGLAESEKVFKFIAEKLSPNVHVSLMSQYYPTNKAYKDILIDRPIRASEYEKAIGLMEKYGLHNGWIQEMESNENYRPYFNECRENPFYNR from the coding sequence ATGAATTACGTTCCACCATACATAAAATTATTTGAAAGCGGTGAGTTCAAAAGAAGAGTAGAATATGCCGATTCAATTTTAAACTCGTGCCGATGCTGTCCGAGAACCTGCTTAACAAACAGGAAAGAAAATGAATTAGGCAAATGTTTAAGCGGCTATCTGCCAATTGTTTCATCATATACTCCTCATTTTGGTGAGGAACCTGTATTAAGCGGAACTCGAGGTGCGGGGAACATTTTTTTTGGTAATTGTAATTTACGCTGCATGTTTTGTCAAAATTACGAAATAAGTCAAAATTGGAAAGAAGAACGAAAAAATGAAGTAAGCTTTGAGCGACTTGCTGATATTATGATTGAGCTTCAAAACAGAAATTGTCATAATATTGGTTTAGTGTCGCCCACTCATTTTTCTGCACAAATCTTAAAAAGCATTTATCTTGCTGTTCAAAAAGGCTTAAGACTGCCAATTATATACAATACAAATGGTTATGATTCGGTTGAAATATTAAAACTTTATGACGGAATTATCGATATTTATCTACCAGACTTTAAGTACGGGAACAATGAATATGCTAAAACATATTCAAAGGTAGATAATTATTTCGAATATACTGCAGCAGCCATTAAAGAAATGTATAATCAAGTTGGAGACGAGCTTGTTTATGAAGACGGCATTGTTGTAAGAGGGTTAATAATAAGACATCTCGTTTTACCGAACGGATTAGCTGAGTCTGAAAAAGTATTTAAATTTATTGCAGAAAAATTAAGCCCAAATGTTCATGTTTCACTTATGTCGCAGTATTATCCAACCAACAAAGCGTATAAAGATATTTTGATTGACAGACCAATTCGTGCTTCTGAATACGAGAAAGCGATTGGATTAATGGAAAAATATGGATTACATAATGGGTGGATTCAAGAGATGGAAAGTAATGAAAACTACCGCCCTTATTTCAATGAATGTAGAGAAAATCCATTTTACAACAGGTAA